The genomic DNA ACTACAAGCTGCAGAATATACTAatgctatttaaaaaaaacttttttggtcCCGTCTTTGCCCATTTTGTAGTTGGGAAGATTTTTATTACCAAACTTTGAAggttttggtttaattcaaCATTTCATAAATCAGGGGTTATTCAAAGAACATATACTAACAACAAGATaatgtatgaaaaatatatcCGAAATTTAGTCACAtgcacttggagataattcatgagaagtggcttgtgggAAATATAGAATTATAGCAATAACCAGTTTgtagcaaaaaatatataaactttatttaaagttgtaataaaatttatgttgttaCAAGTTTATATGAATTTGAAggatttaatgtttattagtTGGTGTTTTAAGAATGTCCTTTGTCGTCCTAACAATGCAAATTTTCGTACAATAATATAACAGGCCTATACATGTAAAAACTAAGTAAAAACTATAGTAGTGGGgcaaaaatagaatttttaaaCCTGATTTTCAAAACGTTTAATAATACTTCGTGATATTTAAGTgtacttttaataataaattcatttattaatctAAATTAATACTGATTTAAACTGTTCCTTACACTGTCCGTTTCGAAttggtaaaattacacctggTGTTCAAAGCGACAAATAACcccttgtgtgttttaatatatttctttgaagtgGTGTTAATTGATAATGATATGATAGCAGTAACTCGTGTATTACCCCACAACCGCTATATATTCGGAGCCCAACTGTTGTAGTAAATTAAtgttatgctaattagtttaatacgtGCTCATCCATTAGAGCTTTGCTTTCTTTGTATTTCTATGACTttggatcaggatatttggataatatatcAACAGGGGTCGTGAAATTTTTTCGCACAATGTGCAGCTCCAAAATGTGCACCTTAAAAGGTGCAGCTCGGTGCACCAAAATTTTGGCGGTGGGCACCGATTTTTTCCTGTTTGGCATTATAGTGAAACGTCCTCCTATATGTTACAGATTAGGTTGGTAGGTAGGGGTTAGTGTTTCGAGGGCAAGACGGGACAGTTCAAAATGTTATTAATTTGGAATTATAGTGGGATTTATAGATTATTGACCTATCACTTAATCTCCTATTTCATTAGagtaaagttaattttaacaacatgTTTGTGAAGTTGTAACATTAACTTGACGGAATTACAGACAATTTGGGAACAGTGTGAACTTTGCGCCTTTGGGCAAGGTGATATTATGGTTTATGTTGCTCTTGCACACATGAAGAGCGCAGTGAATTTGATTATAAAAGTGAATCAggtttgtacattttaaacaattaacaacagtctatggaagtcgtaaaaataaattttatgattctttgaatgttttttgcttactaccaaatgggacgtgacaatagagttaaaaggtgtcccatctgcccccaccctactgtatacagAATAATTTCCGAAACAGTGTTGATTATGTCGTTCGTTGTATAATTTCTAACGCATGTAGGCTTCAAggtgttttaaagtttgtttattcaTAACAAACTACCAGCACGGTGAAACCATGCAAAACTCGTGCAGTTACTCATATATTGTGTCACTATGTGTGTTTCGATTTTACTTTCCAGAGATATTTCTACCAAATTGGCTTTGATATACAGGACGTTTGTCGTTTCAAGGTAGACCAGTTGCGTTACGTTAATTAAGTAAAACAACTAAgcaaacaacatatataattaattagcTTAGTGACTTATACCATTAACAtagaaaacttttaaagttctCCGGCATTTTATTAAAGTGGAATATGCTAATTATGTCGTCTCGTTCTATTCTACTTGGAGTTTTATTCTGTTATTGGTATCACCCAGGTAATTGTGTTTTAGCTTACAATTTTGTAAGTAGAAGATGCTAATGGGTAACTGAATTTAAAGTTTGTAGAAGGGGGGAAGATAGAACTTTTCAGCACATCGTTCTGTATAAATATACCAAAGAAATACATTTCAACTTAAATTGCTATTTAGCGGTATGACTAACTTTGTCACTATGAGGGTAATACGATACGGGGCGGAATGGGaagatttcttttaaaatttaagttaagttTATTCTAATAAAATCCTTTTCATTTAGTTGCTGACGCCTTAAACTTGGATACTCTACAACAGGCCTGTCGGGCAGAAGACGGATTTTTTGACTGTGGCAACGGTGAATGCATCTCTCGACGTTTGGTAAAGGATACTGCTCAAAACTGTCGTAACAATGCGGATGAGATAGGTAGACCATTGTAATATGCTACAGGGTTGATATGAATGAGATGTAGcctatgtaacttgctttatcctcgtgaggccggaaaacgacattcgttataacacgggtgttttgtttcatacacctcgtgccagcttacgagttaccacgtttgtatcTTTGTAGGATGTAgatgattgtgtttttttgtgtatgtcCGACAGTTTAAACAACTCAAGTTGACAACAATGACTATCTACACGACCCTTCTAAATAATTGACGCACATCCGTTCACTTCACGACGTTAATGTCGTTTTATACCACAACAATAGAGCAAAACTCTAATGAGTGAGCAcgtattaaaattaatagcataatattaattaacacTTTTAAAACCTCGATCAAAAATAAACCAGATGTAGGTAAAATGCATTCATAAAGCTATATATTACTTAacaagaaattttaaaattatctttttgcaacaattattcatttaattaccAACAGGTAAGAAATAGGTACAAACCAAACCAGTGCATACATTGAATTCATATTGTTTATTAGTATGAGTATTggggtaaataaaaatattcaaaattaaatgtttgtgtatattaAAACCAGTCATCTATCACAATACACTATCTCTGCCTCACCTACATTTACAAAAGTTCGGCACCTTTAGTAAAGCATCAGACAATGTAGCCGAAATACcttcacatttttaaaacaagttttataatgcacCATTATGTCGCTTTAcaaatgtcaaaaattaattcaataGAAAAGTTTACTATAACTACATAAAATTCATTTATAGTTAATTGAAATATGTATAACATTTCTTTATTCAAACTGGGTATTAAACATAACAGCAACTTAAACATAACAGCGCAAAAtagcaagaaaataaaattaaccaaCAATGCACTTCTGATAAGCATGGGCTGCAGTTGGTAAATTGCATTAGCAATATTCCACACattattatatgttaaacaaacttattAGAAGCAATTTTGAATCAAATTTTGAatcaaaagtttcaaaaaacaaaacgaaaaCTGAATGAAATTCGCGTTAAATTAAACCGCTGGAGAAAAAAATCTGCCTTGCGACAACATACATGGTTTCCCATTAAAAAAGTCTaactttttctattttctaaactactgaagaaaattcatattttttcgtCTTTGTTACAATAAATGCTTCATCattgtgaatatataaaagaattataaaatatagacgTCGATATgtattaaagtttgttttgatgATAGAACATAGCTACATATATCAGCTTACGCTGACCCCGCAATTTTTGTAGCGTGTTGATATCTAAAAAATCACCCATTGTAACAAATCCGattgtaacaaaatttttactgTATATAAAGAAAATCGTCCTAATACTTAATATATCCCAGGTAGTATTCAGTGCACTGACAACGAAGTTCATTGTCGCTTTATCAACCGTTGCGTGCAAAGATATCTTATCAATACACAGAATAGTTGTATTGAAAATGAACAACTAATTCTACCATGCCGAAATGACGAAGGTATGCTGAGTTAACAATGCGTATCGGTATCTGCTTGctaatatataacaaatttgAAGCGTTGTGGTAATATGCAATATccaatgtttgcttttatgatatagtagggtgggagaaggtgggacactttttcattatatttgcttgtcccacttggtagtaaagaaagaacattaaaagaattataaaaccacatcctcaAGCCTGcaattcatttgtttttttttctgttaaaaacacaaccaggatgtttgaatattatgtgctaacagtgtcCCCTCTTTCTCCACCATACTATATCTATAGTCTTGTGTAAATCTATtctaaaagtttaattaagcTACACCAAATGCTTTGTGATAACGGAATCCATCTTACCACAGCGtatcatatatgtatatatttcaaaaatgttacaaccgctacagtaacatt from Ciona intestinalis unplaced genomic scaffold, KH HT001261.1, whole genome shotgun sequence includes the following:
- the LOC113475744 gene encoding uncharacterized protein LOC113475744; this translates as MLIMSSRSILLGVLFCYWYHPVADALNLDTLQQACRAEDGFFDCGNGECISRRLVKDTAQNCRNNADEIGSIQCTDNEVHCRFINRCVQRYLINTQNSCIENEQLILPCRNDEGMLS